GTGGCGGGTATGGTATACGGTACTGGGAAGTCCTACTACAGTAGAATTAGTGTATGATTGGGGAGATGGTTCACCTCTTGTTACTGTTCCGGCTGTAGATGTTGGTAGCGGGCGGTACGAAGCAGTACAGACTCATCTTTATCCTGAAGGGGGGATAGAGTGTAATTATGAGCCTTCAGTTCATATTCAAATCGATGGCTCATTATGCACCAACTCAACACAAAGCCAAAGTGTTACCGTGTGGGATACAGACGAAGATAATGGGGGAATTCCTCGTATTGACCCTGTTTTATATCGAGTATGTGTAGGTGAGACAGCAATAGTGCAATTTGATGATAATAGTATCTGGAACTGTGTTCCTAACTCAGGTGAAAATGATCGGGTGAACAATGCAGTACGCTGGGTACAGTGGATTTACGGTACGGGTAACCCCGCTAGTCGTATTCCTAACGCACAGGTAGACGGTGTAATACGCACGTACGACTTTGCGGGTAATGTAGAAGTCTTACCCGGACCTATTGAAACATCTACTTCTCAGAGTGATCCAATTACTGTTTTCGGAAGTGCTGTTGGCGATCAGTTTGAAGTGACTCTACGCAACTGGAATGTTTGTAATCCTTACGATGCTGATACGACTGATGGTGACTATCTGAACCCAACATTGGGTGATTTAATAAATGGCGATAGTGCCTTTATTGAGACTCAAGCTCAGATAGTTGTAGTAGAAAAGTCAAATCCTGACTTCAACACAAGATTGTCTAATAATTCAGGGCCAATACAAACCGAATTTTGTGCAGGAGACACCGTTTATTTCCAAGATTTGACTCCGGCTATCACCGATGCTGATTTTAGCTACCTGTGGGAATACTACGATGATGCTACCGGAACTTCACTACTTAGAACATCAACCAATCGTAATTCCAGACAAGTTTTTAACAACCCTGGCGATAAATTAATCCGATTAACCGTAACCGATAATAATTCGGTAGGTAATTGCGGAGGTAGCTTTGAGAAGGTTATCACTGTTGTAGAAACCGCCAACGCGGCTATCGCCGTGTCTGATCTTAACGGTGCCCCGCTTCCTCCACTCTGCTACGATCCGGTATCTCCGGTGGCTGTAGATGTTAAATTTAAGGATATTTCAACCAACTTTGATCCGGCTACTTCGGAGTGGACGTGGAATTTCTTTGACGAAACCGGAGTCGTAGCTCAAACTACAAATGGTGATACAGCTCCTGATAGCTTGGAAGTTTCTATCACTAATCCGGGTACCTACATGGCTGAATTGATCGCTTCGGCTACTGGGGTAGATTGTGAAACCCGCGATACCGCTTATGTCCACATCTACGCTCCACCTACGGCTAATTTTACGTTTACCGCCGGTTGTCAGTCCGATAGCGTGCTATTAGAAAGCACCGCTACCCTTCCTACCGTAGTTAATGGTGACGAAATTGATTTGTACGAGTGGGATTTGGACGACGATGGTACGTTTGAAACCAGCGGCGAAGGGCCGTTTAAGCATTTATTCCCAGTGGCGGGCACTTATCAGGTTCACCACCGGGTAACTACCCGAGAGGGATTGTGCTCCGATGTAGTTACGTTGCCTATCACTGTGAATCCATCGCCTTACGCTTCTTTCACCCCCAGCGTTACCGAAGGCTGTGGGCCACTGACGGTTGCTTTCGCAGTAGATACATTGCTAGTCAACCAGCCAGGCGGGGTAGATGATTATAGGTGGTATATCAAGGATATTACTTCGCCACCCTTTGCGGAGACAGTCACTTCGCTCCCCCTAGCTGATACTACCGAGCTACTTTTTGAGAATACCTTGACTAGCTTTGCTAACCAGCAGTATGAAGTATGGTTGGAAGTAGATGCAACCAATGGCTGCGATGCGGTAAGTCAGCGAGATACCATTACCGTATTTGCTAGCCCACCTTCCGAATACATTATTACTAATGCTTCGGGCGTTAGCACGAACTGTTCGCCGCATACCTTCGAGTTTGAGGTAACTGCGGCTACCCAATCATTAGGAGCTGATAATTATGTATGGACAGTTTTGAATGAATCTGACTCATCAGTACTGGATACTTATACAATTCCGGCTGCGACTGCCCAATTCAGCTACACCATTACAAACGATGCTACTACAATCAAGCAGTACCGAGTACGCTTGCAGCCTACGTCGGCTACCAAGTGCTTTGCGCCTTACGAAGAACTGGTTCAGGTGTTTCCCGCCCCCTCTTCTGCTTTTGATACTACGTTTGTAGAGGCCGATTGCGACGTTGTTACCTACGAGCTAGACGCCCAGCAAAAAGGACTGTTCTACCAGTGGACGGTTAGTCCGCCCCCACTCAAAAACCCCAGTTATACCGCTGACCGATTACTGGTTACTTTTGAGAAGAAGAATTTGAGCTACCCGGTCAATATTACCCTGAAAACCATCAACGGCGGAAATGGCTGCGAGAGTGATACTACTGAAGCAATTATTAATATTGACCCTCGGGAAGATATTAATGCTTCATTTACGGTAGATCCAACTTTGCTGGAGATTCCGAATACTACGGTTTCTATCACCAATACCACCAATCCCGGTAGTTGGGCATATGCGTGGGATTTTGGCGACAGCACTGTTTCTAATGAAGCTAACCCCGGAACGCATACCTACACCGCTCCCGGTGAGTATATGATTAAGCTGAGAGCCACTGGTCAATACTGCTTTGAAGAAGATTCGGCCCTGGTGATTGTCAACCAAACATTACCTCGAGTAGATTTTAGTTATACCACTATCGAAGGTTGTCTTCCGCTGGAAGTTACGTTTACCAACACTACCATGTACGCCGATAGCAGTACGATCCTCTGGGATTTTGGCGATGGTACTATTTCTACCGAATGGAATCCGGTTCATACGTACGAGCTATCGGGCGTCTACGCAATTTCCCTGCAAGCTAGTAATGAGCTGGGAGTAGTAGTTCGGGAAGAAAAAACAATCATCGTTGACCTATCGCAAGGACCAAAGGCTGATTTCAGGCCTCGTTTAGCTCAACGCTACATTCGTAATGAAGATATTTTCTTTACCAACCTAAGTCAGCGATCCGATACTTACTTCTGGGATTTTGGCGACGGAACTACTTCTACGCTAGAAGAGCCTACTCACCAGTACGCCGATACCGGACGGTACGACATTACCCTGATTGCCCAGAATGCTTTAGGCTGTGTGGATACATTGGTGAAGGAAATTATTATTGAGCCACTAGTGCCCGAAGTAGATTTCTCTTACGAACCACCCAAAGGTTGCCGACCGCTTACGGTACAGTTCCGTAATCTGAGTCGCTACGCCGAAGCCGATAGTTACCGATGGAGCTTTGGAGAGGGAGAAGGCCGCTCTACCGAAGCCAATCCGGTGTACACCTACTACGAACCTGGCTTCTACACCGTTACCCTGGAGGCCAGCAACAGTGCCGGTGTTACGGTGGTGGAGAGAAAGGAATTTAGCGTAGAAGTTTACGAAACTCCCCGGGCGTTCTTTAATCTGCGCCCCGACAAAGCTTTCTTAGGTGAACCGATCTATTTCATTAATCTAAGCCTGGGAGCTGAGAATTATTACTGGGACTTCGGCGATGGGGTTACCTCTACCGAGACTAATCCGAATCATACCTACGAAACAACCGGTAGTTATGACATCACATTGGTTGCTGAGTCTAACCAGGGCTGCTTGGATACCATAGTAGTAGAATCAGCGGTGCTGATTGAAGAGGGTGGTACTGTGCAGGTGCCCAATGCGTTTACTCCCAGCCCCTTTGGTCCGAGCAACTCCGAAGTGGTAGGTCCTAATGGGCAGAATGATATTTTTCTCCCGGTATTTGAGGGAGTAACGGAGTTTCATATGATGATTTATAATCGTTGGGGAGAATTGATGTTTGAGAGCTTTGACAAAACGCAGGGCTGGAATGGCTACTACAAGGGGAGGTTGTGTCCGAAAGATGCCTACGTCTACAAGGTAAAACTTAAGTTTAGTGATGGTGGCACACGAACGGTAGTAGGTGATGTAACACTACTTAGATAAGATGGTGGTGGGTATGAATAAGAAAGTTATGTTGAGATTTTTTACGTTTTTGCTATTACTGATACTAAGTTTGGGAGAACTACGGGCGCAAGACCCTCAGTTTACCCAATACTACTCGGCTCCTATTTACCTGAATCCGGCATTTACCGGAGCTACCCGTCAGCATCGGGCGGCCATTAACTATCGTAATCACTGGTCGAGCTTACCTAGAGCTTTTGTGACCTACGCATTTTCTTACGATTACAACATTAAAGATTCACCCAGCAGTGTTGGATTGATTGCAGTAAATGATCGGGCCGGAACGGCTAGCTTGCAGTCGACCAGCATTGGAGCAACGTATTCCTACCGCATTCCAATTACGAATGGCTTACAGGCCGTGCCCTCGTTGCAGGTTGGTTACACTATGCAGAGCTTAGATTATTCTAAGCTGGTTTTTGCTGACCAATTACAGTTTGGTAATCCTAACGCTCCCAGCACCGATCCGGCTTTGCGAAACCTGGAAAATGTCAATCACTTCGATTTCGCTACGGGAGTGCTGGTTTACAACAAGCGATTCTGGGGTGGAGTTGCAGTTCATCATCTCAACCGGCCTAACCAGTCTGTGTTAGAAGAGGAAAGTATGCTACCCATGCGGTTTTCCGTTCACGCTGGTTACAAAATTCCGATTGATCTGGGGCCGTTTCGTAACCGTATGGCTTCCAGTATTAACCCTTCGTTTCAGTACCGTCAGCAAGGAAGGTTTAATCAGCTAGACGTGGGGTTGAGTTATTTCTACCGGATGCTTATGCTGGGCGTTTGGTACCGAGGCTTACCTATTCAGCAGGATATGCCTCGAACCATTAATCACGATGCATTAGCGGTGGCTTTCGGGGTATCTATCAATGGTTTTTCGTTTGGGTACAGCTACGATCTTACAGTTTCTAAGCTGGGTCCGGCTTCTTCAGGTGGCTCTCACGAAATATCGTTGGCTCTTCAGTTTTCAACCAAGGCCAAGCCCGGTAAAGTAAGCCGAAAGGTAAAACAAAACCCTTGTCCGGCCTTTATGCCCAATTATTTATGGAAGCCCTAGAACATAATTCCAAAGCTAAAGGCGTTCAGTTCTGGCCCCTTGCCTTCTACGAAAAGTTCGTTCAGGTCGTAATTTGCGTAAAAGTCAAAGCTACGAAACCCTAGCTGGAACCGTACTCCGTAACGCCAGTTGTTTACGAAGTAGTTAACCCGGTTCTTTACCCGCTCCCGATCATTGTCTTCTACGAACACGTTTTTATGGCGACTGCCAATTCGGTATCCGGCATAACCACCCATACCGATCCGAAAACCAGAATCTTCATCACGATCTAACGGGAACCAACCATCTCGCCTCGCTCGACCAAATTGAAACATGGGTACAAACTGGGCATTCAGGTAGGGTACGACGAACTTACTCTTGCGAGGGTCAACAACATCAAGGTCTTCAACAAAATCTACTCCATCGTCAGTCTTAATCATGCGAGTGCGGTCGTTTTGGAACTTAAAGTTGTACCAGTTTACGTTACCGCCCCACTCCAAATACAGTGGCCCGGCCAGATGCGTGGTGTTGGTAATCCCTAGCGCAATGTTCCAAGCAACCAGTGGCTTTACCGCGTATAGTTCATCCGTATCGTCAGGGAAATTTCCGTTATTCAAATAATTGTTCAGACCAAAATCGAACATCATAGTAGTAGAAGTACCGGAGCGACGTCTACGAGAGCGGTCAGAAGAAGAATTACTATTCGAGTTGGAAGAAGAAGTCATTGCATCGCTAGACGACGACCGACCTATCCGCCTCATTCTGTCCTCGAGCCGTTCTAATTTTTCTTCTAATGATAAGCTTCGTTCATCTTCTTCAAAGTCATACTTCTCTCCGGTTTGGTCTTGTATCTCAATATAAACTTTTCCGTCTGATGCCGTATCTTCCGTATGCTCTAAGTCACGCAGTATAGCGTTCATATCGAACTGCTGAAGTAGTTCAACTTCATTACCACCTTCGGAGATAATCATCACCTCTTCCCCGCTGCCTAAGCGAATGATAATAGTGTCTTGAGCAGTAGGATTGGCCAAAAGAATGGTGGTTCCTAGGGCATAGCTGGTTAGGGTCAGCAAAATGCTGAATATCGCTTTCATAAGAATTAAAGTTTAAGTTGGTTAATGAATACTGGCTTCGGCTACTCACCAGCCATTGGTTCTCGTTTGTTGGTAAAGGCTTTGGAAATAATCTCAGATTTAGCCGAGCGTAGCTCCGAAAAGCCTACTCCGCCATATTTTATATCAGCTAAAAAAGCAATAGCTTTTCTAAGTGGTTTCTTAGGTTCTTCTTCTACACTTTCATCGGCCTTGCCTGATTTGTAAATAATAGTTACGGCTGTTTTCGCTCGAGCCGAAGCGTCAGCAATCAGATCAGTCTCGGGTAATTGGTTTACCGTATACTGAGGTTCCTGGGGAGAAGTAGTTTTAACCTTGTCTATACTCGCTAGTCGCTGAACTATTTCTGCTGTACTTTCTTCGGGGTCTGTTTTTTGAGTAATTACGGTAGTCGCTAATCGTGTTTCAGCTACCGGGGTAGGTTCAATTACTTTTGGTAAATTTTTGGGCAACGGTTTGGGCATCTTAGCCGTAACTGTCTCCAGTGTTTCTGAGCCTACTTTAGGCAGTTCTATCGCGACAGTATCATTCGTAGTGGTAGGCTGCTGAGTAAATACAAAGGTCACTCCGGCTAACAGTAAAAAAACTACTGATGCCGCCATCCACCACCAAGCCCCTTTCTTCTTTTTCTGCACTTGGGTTCGCTCGAGCTTTTCCCAAACTCCCGGTGGTGGGGCTACCGGATGCTGGGACAGCTTTTCTTTAAATAATTTTTCTATATCGTTCATAATTATCCGATTTGATCTTGATAAGACGGGTCAATGCGATCAAGCATTTGCCGTAGTAACTGCTTGGCCCGGCTTAGTTGCGACTTAGAAGTGCCCTCGCTGATGTTTAGTTTTTCGGCAATTTCGGCGTGAGTGTAGCCTTCAATAGCGTAAAGGTTAAAAACGGTGCGGTAGCCTACGGGCAACTGCTGCACCAAACTTAGCAATTCTTCTGCCTCCAGGTGGTCGTACGTAGTGGCTGCCGTATCCTTCGCCTCTTCAATATCTACTTCTACCGACATATTTTTGTGCTTGCGTAAGTACATAAGCGCTTCGTTCACCACAATGCGGCGCACCCAGCCTTCAAAACTACCTTGCCCAGTATACTGCCGAATGTTGTCAAACACTTTCATAAAACTTTTGAGCAAAACATCCTGAGCACTATCGTAATCTTTCACGTAGCGCAAGCTTACCGAAAACATAACGGGCGAAAATCGCTCGTACACCGCTTTCTGCGAACGGTTATCGTTCTTACGTAATCCGTCAACGAGTGTGTCCAAGGTTCGGCTTTGGTAGATGTTTAATCCCATAAGTAATCGGGCATTTCACCGGTAAGATGCAGCAAGTTGAAAGTTGGTTGCGTAGCAATTTACATTTTTTCGCATCTGTAGTTAAATTAGCAGTTCTGAGTCTACCCACTTTGTCAAGACAACTCCAAACTCAGAACTCAAAACCCGTTAACACTCTAACCCTTCGTACTATAACACCTAAGAAATATGATTGATCTACGCAGCGATACCGTAACCCGCCCAACTCCGGCTATGCTGGAAGTCATGATGCAGGCCGAAGTAGGCGACGATGTTTTTGGGGAAGACCCCACGGTGCAGAGGTTAGAAAAGAAGACCGCCCGTATTTTTGGCATGGAAGCAGGCTTGTTTTGCCCCTCGGGTACCATGACCAACCAGATTGCAATTCGGGTGCAGACTCAACCCCAGCAGGAAGTAATCTGCGACCGTAACGCCCACGTTTATCTGTACGAAGGCGGTGGTCTTGCCTACAACTCTATGGTATCGGTACGGCTGTTATCAGGTGAGCGAGGTATCCTTAGTGCTGAAATGGTTGAAGCTAATATTAACCCAGACGATATTCACTTTCCACCTACCAGTTTGGTTGCACTGGAAAATACGATGAACAAGGGGGGGGGAGCTTGTTACCCTCTAAATCAAATTGAATTGATTGCGAACGTTTGCCAGAAGCACTCGCTGGCTCTGCACCTGGATGGGGCGCGGGTGTTTAATGCGTTGGTGGCTACCGGTGATAATCCGGCCGAATACGGTAAGCACTTTACTTCTATTTCAGTTTGCCTATCTAAAGGATTGGGTGCTCCGGTGGGGTCAGTGTTGGTTGGTAGCCGGGAGCTGATTAAGCAAGCCCGGCGGGTTCGAAAAGTATTGGGTGGGGGAATGCGACAAGCGGGTTACTTAGCGGCAGCGGGCATCTACGCCCTAGACCATCATATAGGGCGGTTGGCAGAAGATCATCGGCGAGCAAAACTATTGGCTGAAGCCTTGCAAGCGCATAGTTACGTAGATTCGGTGCTTCCGGTAGAGACCAACATCGTGATTGCTACTTTACGAGATGTTGACCCTGCACAGTTTCTCGCTCAGTTAGAAGCGCAGGGAGTCCGGGCGGTTCCGTTTGGAAAGAAGGATGTTCGCTTTGTTACGCATCTGGATTTTTCGGATGAGCAACTGGGCGCAGTAGCTGACGTACTAAAAAAAGTAAACCGACAATCCGCATAGCCAACTGCCGGTCTGGTACAGGTTCTCCGGCAGAAAGTATTTTCTGCCAAAAGAACACTTACACGATCTTATTGTATTGACTCTGGTTTGCCAAAAATGGTTGTAAACGACTTACCATTTTTTAAAAGTAGCAGAATACGGAGATTCATACTTCGAGAAAGTGATGAATCAGCTACTCGATCACGAGTAGCTAGAATACAAATCGCGAGTTAGAAGGTGGATTTGACATTAACTAAACCTACACCATGAAATCGATTGCCGTTATTTACTGCTGTCTCTTACTAATAAGTTGTACCAATCAATCAGAGACCAGCCTGACTAAAACAATTTTGCTGGAAGAAGTTAAAAACAATCATACCACTGCTGACTGGTACGTACCTCTGCGTACGGCGGTTACTGGACTGACTGCGGAGCAAGCCGACTGGAAAGATAGTGTTGGTACGCACTCCATTCGGGAATTGCTCTCACACGTGCTTTTTTGGAATGAGAAGATACTAAGGGCTTATCGGGGCGAGCCTGCCCTGAGCTTTAACGGTGACAATGAATCTACCTTTACTAAGCTAGATAATGTGGACTGGAAAGAAGCGATAAATAGACTAGATAGCGTTCAAATACAGTGGGAACAAGCAGTGGCGCAGGCTACGGAGCAGCAATTAAAAGACGGAGGCTCCGAGATTGCCAGTATGCTCTCGCACATGGCCTACCATACCGGCCAAATTGTATACATCAGAAAGAGGAATGGTTGGTGGAAGTCGGCTCAGGGAGTAGAATGATTTTGAGCAACTGTGATGTTCCATCCATTTTAGTTTATTTCATCCCTCGCACCTTCATATCTAATATATACAAGGATTTCATGGCGGTGATGAAAAGTTTTTTACGGTCTTTCCCGCCGAAGCAAACATTGGCCGTCCAACCTTCGGGCACCGGAATCTGCTCAATCTGCTCACCCTGAGGATTGAATACGGTCACGCCTTCTTTTCCGGTTAAGTAAAGGTTTCCCCGCTCATCCAGCGTCATTCCATCCGATCCCATTTCCACAAATAGCTGGCGATTGCCAATGTTGCCGTCAGCTTTAATCTGGTAGCGGTAGGTTTTGCTATCATTAATATCCGCTACGTACAGTAGATTACCATCAGCCGTACCTACAATTCCGTTGGGACGCACTAAGTCAGTAGCCGCAACCGTCAGTTCCGACTGATTGGGTGGTAAGTAGTACACGTTTTCTTGCTCAATTTCTTTTTCATTCCGCTCCCAGTAATCTCGCTTGTAGAAGGGATCGGTAAAGTAAATTCCTCCGTTGGGGTGCGCCCATACATCGTTGGGTCCGTTGAGTTTCTTACCTCGGTAGTTATCAACCAGTATGGTTACTTCCTTATTTTCATCTATTCGCCACAGTTCATTCTGTTCATCGGCACAAGCCAATAGGCGGCCTT
This region of Tunicatimonas pelagia genomic DNA includes:
- a CDS encoding SMP-30/gluconolactonase/LRE family protein; this encodes MRSLLLLASFTFLIFYKSFTQSNPKPISELIADGATLQQVSSKFTFTEGPTADQQGNVYFTDQPNDQIMKWSTDGTLSVFMKGAGRANGLYFDPEGRLLACADEQNELWRIDENKEVTILVDNYRGKKLNGPNDVWAHPNGGIYFTDPFYKRDYWERNEKEIEQENVYYLPPNQSELTVAATDLVRPNGIVGTADGNLLYVADINDSKTYRYQIKADGNIGNRQLFVEMGSDGMTLDERGNLYLTGKEGVTVFNPQGEQIEQIPVPEGWTANVCFGGKDRKKLFITAMKSLYILDMKVRGMK
- a CDS encoding PKD domain-containing protein, which gives rise to MVSQQGWAQCATYSNPGNNVESPPRLCAPHNFEWRVWYTVLGSPTTVELVYDWGDGSPLVTVPAVDVGSGRYEAVQTHLYPEGGIECNYEPSVHIQIDGSLCTNSTQSQSVTVWDTDEDNGGIPRIDPVLYRVCVGETAIVQFDDNSIWNCVPNSGENDRVNNAVRWVQWIYGTGNPASRIPNAQVDGVIRTYDFAGNVEVLPGPIETSTSQSDPITVFGSAVGDQFEVTLRNWNVCNPYDADTTDGDYLNPTLGDLINGDSAFIETQAQIVVVEKSNPDFNTRLSNNSGPIQTEFCAGDTVYFQDLTPAITDADFSYLWEYYDDATGTSLLRTSTNRNSRQVFNNPGDKLIRLTVTDNNSVGNCGGSFEKVITVVETANAAIAVSDLNGAPLPPLCYDPVSPVAVDVKFKDISTNFDPATSEWTWNFFDETGVVAQTTNGDTAPDSLEVSITNPGTYMAELIASATGVDCETRDTAYVHIYAPPTANFTFTAGCQSDSVLLESTATLPTVVNGDEIDLYEWDLDDDGTFETSGEGPFKHLFPVAGTYQVHHRVTTREGLCSDVVTLPITVNPSPYASFTPSVTEGCGPLTVAFAVDTLLVNQPGGVDDYRWYIKDITSPPFAETVTSLPLADTTELLFENTLTSFANQQYEVWLEVDATNGCDAVSQRDTITVFASPPSEYIITNASGVSTNCSPHTFEFEVTAATQSLGADNYVWTVLNESDSSVLDTYTIPAATAQFSYTITNDATTIKQYRVRLQPTSATKCFAPYEELVQVFPAPSSAFDTTFVEADCDVVTYELDAQQKGLFYQWTVSPPPLKNPSYTADRLLVTFEKKNLSYPVNITLKTINGGNGCESDTTEAIINIDPREDINASFTVDPTLLEIPNTTVSITNTTNPGSWAYAWDFGDSTVSNEANPGTHTYTAPGEYMIKLRATGQYCFEEDSALVIVNQTLPRVDFSYTTIEGCLPLEVTFTNTTMYADSSTILWDFGDGTISTEWNPVHTYELSGVYAISLQASNELGVVVREEKTIIVDLSQGPKADFRPRLAQRYIRNEDIFFTNLSQRSDTYFWDFGDGTTSTLEEPTHQYADTGRYDITLIAQNALGCVDTLVKEIIIEPLVPEVDFSYEPPKGCRPLTVQFRNLSRYAEADSYRWSFGEGEGRSTEANPVYTYYEPGFYTVTLEASNSAGVTVVERKEFSVEVYETPRAFFNLRPDKAFLGEPIYFINLSLGAENYYWDFGDGVTSTETNPNHTYETTGSYDITLVAESNQGCLDTIVVESAVLIEEGGTVQVPNAFTPSPFGPSNSEVVGPNGQNDIFLPVFEGVTEFHMMIYNRWGELMFESFDKTQGWNGYYKGRLCPKDAYVYKVKLKFSDGGTRTVVGDVTLLR
- a CDS encoding RNA polymerase sigma factor, translating into MGLNIYQSRTLDTLVDGLRKNDNRSQKAVYERFSPVMFSVSLRYVKDYDSAQDVLLKSFMKVFDNIRQYTGQGSFEGWVRRIVVNEALMYLRKHKNMSVEVDIEEAKDTAATTYDHLEAEELLSLVQQLPVGYRTVFNLYAIEGYTHAEIAEKLNISEGTSKSQLSRAKQLLRQMLDRIDPSYQDQIG
- a CDS encoding DinB family protein yields the protein MKSIAVIYCCLLLISCTNQSETSLTKTILLEEVKNNHTTADWYVPLRTAVTGLTAEQADWKDSVGTHSIRELLSHVLFWNEKILRAYRGEPALSFNGDNESTFTKLDNVDWKEAINRLDSVQIQWEQAVAQATEQQLKDGGSEIASMLSHMAYHTGQIVYIRKRNGWWKSAQGVE
- a CDS encoding threonine aldolase family protein — protein: MIDLRSDTVTRPTPAMLEVMMQAEVGDDVFGEDPTVQRLEKKTARIFGMEAGLFCPSGTMTNQIAIRVQTQPQQEVICDRNAHVYLYEGGGLAYNSMVSVRLLSGERGILSAEMVEANINPDDIHFPPTSLVALENTMNKGGGACYPLNQIELIANVCQKHSLALHLDGARVFNALVATGDNPAEYGKHFTSISVCLSKGLGAPVGSVLVGSRELIKQARRVRKVLGGGMRQAGYLAAAGIYALDHHIGRLAEDHRRAKLLAEALQAHSYVDSVLPVETNIVIATLRDVDPAQFLAQLEAQGVRAVPFGKKDVRFVTHLDFSDEQLGAVADVLKKVNRQSA
- a CDS encoding PorP/SprF family type IX secretion system membrane protein, with protein sequence MNKKVMLRFFTFLLLLILSLGELRAQDPQFTQYYSAPIYLNPAFTGATRQHRAAINYRNHWSSLPRAFVTYAFSYDYNIKDSPSSVGLIAVNDRAGTASLQSTSIGATYSYRIPITNGLQAVPSLQVGYTMQSLDYSKLVFADQLQFGNPNAPSTDPALRNLENVNHFDFATGVLVYNKRFWGGVAVHHLNRPNQSVLEEESMLPMRFSVHAGYKIPIDLGPFRNRMASSINPSFQYRQQGRFNQLDVGLSYFYRMLMLGVWYRGLPIQQDMPRTINHDALAVAFGVSINGFSFGYSYDLTVSKLGPASSGGSHEISLALQFSTKAKPGKVSRKVKQNPCPAFMPNYLWKP